The proteins below come from a single Cervus canadensis isolate Bull #8, Minnesota chromosome 2, ASM1932006v1, whole genome shotgun sequence genomic window:
- the LOC122428292 gene encoding olfactory receptor 6B2-like encodes MRGENVTQVSAFILVGFPTAPWLQDLLFLLFLFTYLFVLVENLAIILTVWGSPSLHRPMYYFLGSMSSLEIWYVCDIIPKMLDGFLLQRRRISFVGCMTQLYFFSSLVCTECVLLASMAYDRYVAICHPLRYQAIMTTGLCVQLVAFSFMSGFTISVIKVYFISSAKFCGSNILNHFFCDISPILKLACTDYSTAELVDFILAFLIMVFPLAATVLSYVHITLAVLRIPSATGRWRAFSTCASHLTVVTIFYTALLFMYVRPQAIDTRSSNKLISVLYTVLTPIINPLIYCLRNKEFKGALKMALGFGQAPL; translated from the coding sequence ATGAGAGGGGAGAACGTGACCCAGGTCAGCGCCTTCATCCTGGTGGGCTTCCCCACGGCCCCCTGGCTGCAGGAcctgctcttcctcctcttcctgttcACCTACCTCTTCGTGCTGGTGGAGAACCTGGCCATCATCCTCACTGTCTGGGGCAGCCCCTCCCTCCACAGGCCCATGTACTACTTTCTGGGGTCCATGTCTTCCCTGGAGATCTGGTATGTGTGTGACATCATCCCCAAGATGCTGGATGGCTTCCTCCTGCAAAGAAGGCGCATCTCCTTCGTGGGCTGCATGACCCAGCTCTACTTCTTCAGCTCCCTGGTGTGTACCGAGTGTGTGCTCCTGGCCTCCATGGCCTAcgaccgctacgtggccatctgccaccccctgcGCTACCAAGCCATCATGACCACGGGGCTCTGTGTCCAGCTGGTGGCCTTCTCCTTCATGAGTGGCTTCACCATCTCTGTGATCAAGGTCTACTTTATCTCCAGCGCCAAGTTCTGTGGTTCCAACATCCTgaaccacttcttctgtgacatcTCCCCCATCCTCAAACTGGCCTGCACAGACTACTCGACCGCAGAGCTGGTTGACTTCATCCTGGCCTTCCTCATCATGGTGTTCCCGCTCGCGGCCACTGTGCTGTCCTACGTGCACATCACCCTGGCCGTCCTGCGCATCCCCTCGGCCACGGGCCGCTGGAGAGCCTTCTCCACCTGCGCCTCACACCTCACCGTGGTCACCATCTTCTACACAGCTTTGCTTTTCATGTATGTTCGGCCCCAGGCCATTGATACACGGAGCTCCAACAAGCTCATCTCTGTCTTGTACACTGTCCTCACCCCAATCATCAACCCCTTGATCTACTGTCTGAGGAACAAAGAGTTCAAGGGCGCCTTGAAAATGGCTCTGGGCTTTGGTCAAGCTCCACTGTAG